Genomic segment of Gammaproteobacteria bacterium:
ATGCCATCAGCGTGTGCCAGGAGCAGGCCCCGGCCATCGCCGCGTCGATCTCTGACATCCAGGGCTGGGAGGTCGCACGCACCAGCCTCAAGCCGCGTAATCCCGGCAACGCCGCCGACGCCTGGGAGCGCGGTGTGCTGGAGTCCTTCGAAGAGCGTCGGGCCGCCGGTGAGGACGTCGCCAAGATGGAACACTTCGAGGTTGTCGAGAATAACGGCGCGCAGGAATTCCGCTATATGAAGGCCATCGGCATTCCGGCCAACGCACCCTGCCTGGCCTGCCATGGCACCAAGATCGCGCCGGAGGTGTCGGCCAAGCTGAAGGCGCTGTACCCCGACGACCAGGCAGTCGGCTACAACGCCGGCGATATCCGCGGGGCATTCACCGTGCGCCAGCCGATGTAGGGCTTTCCCGCGGCTGTGCTAGGCTGGTGCCATGCCGCGCAAAGCCCTCAAGGCCGGACTCACGCTGCTCGCCCTCGCGTTGGCGGTGCTGGCCGCGTTGGGGACAGTCGATACCGCCGGGCGCGACTACACCGAGGCGGGCTTCAAGCGCGCACTCATCACCTTCGGTATCGCGCGCGGACTGAACGGCGTGATCTCGGTCGCGCAGGGTACCGAGGTGGCCTTTGAGCCGGCCGGCATCGGTGTGGTGTTCGCACCGGGGCAGATCCTCGATCCCGTCAACGATCTCATCGAACAGTTCTCCTGGGTGATGCTGGCGAGCGCGACCTCGCTGGGTATTCAGCGGGTGCTGCTGGACGCCACCGCCTGGCCGGCCTTCACGTTGCTGGTCGGTCTGCTGCTCGTCGCCGCGACAGGGGCGCTGTGGTGGCCGGGTGCGGCCTCACCCGCGCGGCGCGGACTCTACCGCGTGGCGCTGGTGATGGTGATCCTGCGCTTCGCCGTACCGCTCATCGCCATCGCCAGCGAAGTCCTCTACGCGCAGTTCCTGGAGCCGCAGTACGACGCCTCCAATCGCCACCTGGAACAGACGACCGCGACCCTCGGTGAACTCAGCGCCGAGACGCGGCCACCACTGGCGGCAGACGACTCCTCGCTGCTCGACAGCATGCGCCGTGGCTACGCATCGGCCGCCGCGGCCATGAACGTGGACAAGCGCCTGGAGACCTTCAAGCGGAGCGCGGCCGAGATCAGCGAACACACCGTCAACCTCATCGTGGTGTTCGTGCTGCAGACCATCCTGTTACCGCTGCTGTTTCTGTGGCTGGTGGTGCAACTGATGCGTTATGTGGTACGGCTGCGCTTCGGCGGGGTGCGGGAGTGAGGGAGAGTCATGCCGGCGACAGGCATGGCCACGACCCGATTTCTCTGTTACCATGCCGCGCATCCCGACGCACTTCGGTCTGCGTCTGATCCCCTCGCGGTCGCCGCTTCCCGGTACACCTCGATACCCACTGCAGTGAATTCCGCCTAGACCGACTCAGGGCAACTCCCTGGGCAGGCTCGTTCCAGGAGCATCATCCATGTCTTTTTCCAGTCTCGGCCTCTCGGCCGAACTCGTCCGTGTCGTGTCCGAAGAGGGCTATAGCGAACCCACACCCGTGCAGCGCCAGGCCATCCCGGTCATTCTGGAGGGCCGCGACGTGCTCGCCGGCGCCCAGACCGGTACCGGCAAGACCGCCGGCTTCACCCTGCCGCTGCTACAGCGCCTGAGTGCGCGGGCGCCGGCCGGTGGTACCCGCCCGGTGCGCGCGCTCATCCTCACGCCGACGCGCGAACTCGCCGCGCAGGTCGCCGAGAGCGTCGACACCTACGGCCGCCATCTGCCGCTCAGATCCGCGGTGATCTTCGGTGGTGTCAGTATCAACCCACAGATCGCACAACTGCGCCGCGGCGTCGACATCGTCATCGCCACGCCGGGCCGTCTGCTCGATCACATCGGTCAGAAGACGCTGGATCTCTCCAGGCTGGAGATCCTGGTGCTGGATGAGGCCGATCGCATGCTCGATATGGGCTTCATCCGCGACATCCGCAGGATCCTCGCGCTGTTGCCGTCCAGCGGCCCGAACGGCCGGCAGAACCTGCTGTTCTCCGCGACCTTCTCCGAGGAGATCCGGCAGCTCGCCAGCGGTCTGCTGCACGACCCGGCGTATATCGACGTCGCGCGCCGCAACGCCGCGGTGGAGACCGTTTCGCAGGTGGTGCATCCCGTCGACCGGGCGCGCAAGCGCGAGCTGCTGTCGTTCCTGATCGGCTCGAACGACTGGCGCCAGGTGCTGGTGTTCACCCGCACCAAGCATGGTGCCAACAAGCTGGCCGAGCAGCTCACCCGCGACGGCGTCACCGCGGCGGCCATCCACGGCAACAAGAGCCAGGGTGCGCGCACCCGGGCGCTGGCCGACTTCAAGCGAGGCGCCGTCCGCGCCCTGGTGGCGACGGATATCGCTGCGCGCGGCCTGGACATCGATC
This window contains:
- a CDS encoding DEAD/DEAH box helicase; translated protein: MSFSSLGLSAELVRVVSEEGYSEPTPVQRQAIPVILEGRDVLAGAQTGTGKTAGFTLPLLQRLSARAPAGGTRPVRALILTPTRELAAQVAESVDTYGRHLPLRSAVIFGGVSINPQIAQLRRGVDIVIATPGRLLDHIGQKTLDLSRLEILVLDEADRMLDMGFIRDIRRILALLPSSGPNGRQNLLFSATFSEEIRQLASGLLHDPAYIDVARRNAAVETVSQVVHPVDRARKRELLSFLIGSNDWRQVLVFTRTKHGANKLAEQLTRDGVTAAAIHGNKSQGARTRALADFKRGAVRALVATDIAARGLDIDQLPQVVNFELPNVPEDYVHRIGRTGRAGQEGEAISLVCVDERDFLRDIERLTRREIPQVVIAGYAPDPSIRPEPVFKQRQPRQHNQGRQHNQPRQQNRACSGNGAGQGPRAQVDGNGGHQGEGKAPARHGGHRKPQGGNVQRPGGEPRNRTHQGRPGQRPAPRRSGA
- a CDS encoding DUF3365 domain-containing protein; this encodes MKPFKLVILAACLAAVNAQADDMSANDTETSIQARAQASRAAIQNFAQSLQGELQAAMKAGGPVNAISVCQEQAPAIAASISDIQGWEVARTSLKPRNPGNAADAWERGVLESFEERRAAGEDVAKMEHFEVVENNGAQEFRYMKAIGIPANAPCLACHGTKIAPEVSAKLKALYPDDQAVGYNAGDIRGAFTVRQPM